Proteins co-encoded in one Ponticoccus alexandrii genomic window:
- a CDS encoding NifU family protein has product MFIQTESTPNPATLKFLPGQTVLEMGTADFPTAEAGEKSPLAQRLFAVEGVTGVFFGTDFVTVTKDDSADWDHLKPAILGAIMEHFQSGAPVMADGADQSGGHAQHDGEDGEIVNQIKELLDTRVRPAVAQDGGDITFHGFDRGVVYLHMQGACAGCPSSTLTLKMGIENLLRHYIPEVSEVRPVAV; this is encoded by the coding sequence ATGTTCATTCAGACCGAATCCACTCCGAACCCCGCGACGCTGAAGTTCCTGCCCGGCCAGACCGTGCTGGAGATGGGAACCGCCGATTTCCCGACCGCCGAGGCCGGAGAGAAGTCGCCGCTGGCTCAGCGGCTGTTTGCGGTCGAGGGTGTGACCGGCGTGTTCTTCGGCACCGATTTCGTGACCGTGACCAAGGACGACAGCGCCGACTGGGATCACCTGAAACCGGCGATCCTCGGCGCGATCATGGAGCACTTCCAGTCCGGCGCGCCGGTCATGGCGGATGGTGCCGACCAGTCGGGCGGCCATGCCCAGCACGACGGCGAGGATGGAGAAATCGTCAACCAGATCAAGGAACTGCTGGACACGCGTGTGCGCCCGGCGGTGGCCCAGGATGGCGGCGACATCACCTTCCACGGCTTCGACCGGGGCGTGGTCTACCTGCACATGCAGGGCGCCTGCGCGGGCTGCCCCTCTTCGACGCTGACGCTGAAGATGGGCATCGAGAACCTGCTGCGCCACTACATCCCCGAGGTCTCCGAGGTGCGCCCGGTCGCGGTCTGA